The DNA sequence CCTAACATACTATACTCTATTCCACGATATAATCATAACTTGTGTTCATAGATgaatactgataatatcaTGTTACCTACATCCTCAGTGTATTGATACAAATACAGAACTTGAATCTTGCGGAGGATGCTTAAACGGTCAATTCATGCCTAAAGATCATGGAAAGAAAGGTTCTAGCCGTAGATACGGTCAAGAGTAGGTGCTAAAGAATACCTATGATAGCGAAACAACTATTGACCGTCCATCATGCCAGCTGTACCGCTATTCCAGGTGTCAATCCATCCTCTGTCACTTGTTCAGCTGGACAATGTAAGATATATGGATGTGATCATGGTGCTAGATTTAGCTTGAAAGGGGATAGTTGTGTACCTGATAGAGCTTGATCTGGTTGAGATTTGCTTGTAGTATATTGCGTATCATCTTGACTATAGTATTACACATGAACATCTAATAACATGTATATAATTGTTGTTAGAACAAGCCAAATTTAGCGTCTCATTAAAGAAATGCGTCCTACAGTGGGGAATAGCGAGGTTGATCAACTTTCTCACGGTTGACGCGTTTCTCTGCAAGTGTAAAGCCACTATATCACGCGTAAGAAACATTTGATGCTCATTCAACATTACCACTTTACTACTTTCTACGTTGCTCAGATTTCATCTACTTGTGTTTTCACCTTATCGCTCATCTCTGAAGTGCGATATATTATACAGCTTCTCAGTTTAGCAAACATCGCAAGAAGAGAAGACCGGAGTGTCATAGAGGATATATAGCAAAAATGTCAACTGTAACGTTCGAGAATAGTaagttgaggttgaagttTGATCGCTAGTATCCATAGTCCAGTCAACTGATGTAACATTCCTGATTACTAGTCTTCCATGGCGATGGGCCTGATTTGGGAAGTGAGTACAGCTAAATTCCTGTGTATGATCTCATCTACTTGCACCCGATAGCTGACTCGGTCGTACTCATATTCGCAATGTAGAATTACGATTCAACGCCGCTGGTTTCGGTTGGAAAACTTATTCGAGTGAAGATGCACCCACAACATACAGTGGACATGATGTGAGACATGCAACATGGTTCAGGTCAGCTACTTCTCCTGACTCTATCTTACAGGTGAAAGTATTAGCTGATCCCAGTATACTTATTGCAGAGTTGCGAGGAATTTTCAGCTTAGATTAGCTATGCGTCAAGCGGAGAAGCCAAGAATAACATTTGATGGATTTAAGAGAGATGTGAGTGGCAATGATACATgtgaaggagaaggaagaCTGATTAAACTGAACCTCAGGATCACGACAAAGTCAAGAGGACATTGGATGaatttttcaacatcaagcTCGAAACTAGAGATTCGAGTTTAAAAGGATGGAATTGGGGTAAAGCTCAAGTACAAGGTAAGTTGGCATCTGACTCGTTTTTCCTTACGCAATTGTCACAACTGATTTTCTCTCTGATGAATATCAGGAAACGACATAACGTTTCAAGttcaaggtaaaacaacATTCGAAATACCTTTATCTACTGTAGCGAATTCAAATATAGCAGGTAAAAATGAAGTTGCATTAGAATTTAATCCTGCACCACCTTTCCAAGCTGATcctaaagatttatcaaagaGGGTACCAGATGAATTGGTTGAGATGAGATTTTACGTACCAGgaaaatcaatgaaatcaaaaggtTCTGATGCAGGttcagatggtgaagaaactgatttagatgaagatggaaatgaaatTTCTGCTGCAGATGCTTTACATAATCTtataaaagataaagcaGATATTGGTGCTGTAGTTGGTGATAGTATTGTTGTTTTCGAAGATATTCTGGTTCTTACACCAAGGTAGGTCATAACGCATTAGTTTCTTTCGTTTTCAGTGTTATTCAAGCTTTATCGGTAAATTGACTAACTGAATTTCGTTTTCCGTTTTGTATAGAGGTCGATTCTCTCTCGAATTCTACCCAGACTCCCTTCGATTGcttggtaaatcaacagaTTATAGAGTACCTTTCACATCAATTCATCGTATATTCTTACTACCTAAACTTGATGATTTACATATTCAACTTGTGCTTGGTTTAGATCCACCTATAAGACAAGGTGCAACTAGATATCCTTTCTTAGTTGCACAATGGcctaaagatgaagaagtggaTGCGGAACTTAACTTATCTGAGTGAGTGGAACATATAGCTTTTCTTGTAATATTGTAGCGACTGACAATAAACGATTTCAATGATACAGTGAGGAGATCGCCAAATACCCTGATTTACAACGAAAATATGAAGCGCCAACTTTCCAAGTAATTTCCCGTGTACTTAAATCTTTAACAGGAAAGAAAGTTACTCCACCAGGAAGTTTCAGAAATGCTCAAGGTTTGAATGGTATTAAAGCC is a window from the Kwoniella dendrophila CBS 6074 chromosome 6, complete sequence genome containing:
- a CDS encoding FACT complex subunit POB3, with product MSTVTFENIFHGDGPDLGKLRFNAAGFGWKTYSSEDAPTTYSGHDVRHATWFRVARNFQLRLAMRQAEKPRITFDGFKRDDHDKVKRTLDEFFNIKLETRDSSLKGWNWGKAQVQGNDITFQVQGKTTFEIPLSTVANSNIAGKNEVALEFNPAPPFQADPKDLSKRVPDELVEMRFYVPGKSMKSKGSDAGSDGEETDLDEDGNEISAADALHNLIKDKADIGAVVGDSIVVFEDILVLTPRGRFSLEFYPDSLRLLGKSTDYRVPFTSIHRIFLLPKLDDLHIQLVLGLDPPIRQGATRYPFLVAQWPKDEEVDAELNLSDEEIAKYPDLQRKYEAPTFQVISRVLKSLTGKKVTPPGSFRNAQGLNGIKANVKAVQGELYFLEKGLIFIAKQPILIDFSKTESISFSRVGGGIASARTFDMRVVSKTEVADHVFTAISKEEVTPISAFLKQKNVKLLNEMEENNVMDIDEPLSDEDEEMESIASEDDEDSGKRKKADKNKGKKVKAPVNNDDDDDESDDEDFQSESSDGGSPSESDSDEDDEGAASDASDPMMEELQRKQAKRANKKKADGSGSDTEKPKAKKAKKGD